One Thermosphaera aggregans DNA segment encodes these proteins:
- a CDS encoding DUF357 domain-containing protein codes for MSWNTRLVALASEASPLERVKAYILNVEQALNAVSAQPVRDEKVDKLVLLAKSYLSDAKYYLEQNDFFTALSCIAYAEGLLDAIKYLGLLSFEWRALSELLKRRRVLVAGSFEFLHPGHLFLLRKAWELGSVTVVVSRDKNFRKFKNRTPLLPDTVRREILESVKYVDKAVLGDEEDFLKPIVELKPEIILLGPDQWITPEELKERLRERGLSDVVVLKLEERVGEWSSTRIVEVLKKIACNYSQDVQEDSFKSH; via the coding sequence ATGTCGTGGAATACAAGGCTGGTGGCATTGGCAAGCGAAGCATCTCCACTGGAAAGGGTGAAAGCATATATCCTTAATGTTGAACAAGCATTAAACGCTGTCTCGGCACAACCTGTCAGGGATGAAAAAGTGGATAAATTAGTATTGCTGGCTAAATCTTACCTCTCAGATGCTAAATACTATCTCGAACAGAACGATTTCTTCACAGCACTATCCTGCATAGCTTACGCAGAGGGGTTATTAGACGCTATTAAATACTTGGGGCTTTTATCCTTTGAATGGAGGGCTCTCTCGGAACTTTTAAAACGTAGAAGAGTCTTAGTGGCGGGAAGCTTTGAATTCCTCCATCCCGGACACCTGTTTTTATTAAGGAAAGCATGGGAGCTTGGAAGCGTGACAGTTGTTGTTTCTCGTGATAAAAACTTCAGGAAATTCAAAAACAGAACCCCTTTATTGCCTGATACTGTTAGAAGAGAGATTCTTGAATCCGTGAAATACGTTGATAAAGCGGTATTAGGTGATGAAGAGGACTTCCTGAAACCCATTGTAGAGCTTAAGCCTGAGATAATCCTTCTCGGACCGGATCAATGGATTACTCCTGAAGAGCTGAAGGAGAGATTGAGAGAAAGGGGCTTATCAGATGTGGTTGTTTTAAAACTTGAAGAAAGAGTTGGGGAGTGGAGTTCCACCCGTATAGTAGAAGTGCTTAAGAAAATTGCGTGTAATTACTCGCAGGATGTGCAGGAGGATTCTTTCAAAAGCCATTGA
- a CDS encoding nuclease, with the protein MSSHNRLKLSDRRDVERKTLHTLSLLNMKNLSPVIMGEGFVNPFELYTTQTHIEADKLGLVLQKTLFESYDVPIIVVIGKNAYKYIIDGHHRALVSLWMRKHVRAVLINAAGYQPVFSTPLYKIKFVNPVDTPESLLTWRHMVNTIHFLEELHGRIARVWFENVRLDVLKPTQMLLGGSLNKEVKIEEPILVYRINHSYYVLDGHKRVCLSLLNKHKIIPSVVFTLDDLEIGIVRQAQIIRESFSEESCKKIFG; encoded by the coding sequence TTGTCGAGTCATAATAGGCTGAAACTGTCTGACAGGAGAGACGTAGAGCGGAAAACCTTGCACACCCTTTCATTGTTGAATATGAAGAATCTAAGCCCAGTTATCATGGGTGAAGGATTCGTTAACCCGTTCGAATTATACACGACTCAGACCCATATAGAAGCCGATAAGCTGGGTCTCGTGCTTCAAAAAACATTGTTTGAATCCTATGATGTACCGATCATAGTGGTTATTGGAAAAAACGCATACAAGTACATCATAGACGGTCATCACAGAGCATTAGTGTCTCTATGGATGAGAAAGCATGTTAGAGCTGTTTTAATTAATGCAGCCGGCTACCAGCCTGTTTTTTCGACACCTCTATACAAGATTAAATTCGTAAACCCTGTTGACACGCCTGAGTCCTTACTCACCTGGAGACACATGGTCAATACTATTCATTTTCTAGAAGAGCTTCATGGAAGAATAGCGAGAGTATGGTTTGAGAATGTAAGACTTGACGTGTTGAAGCCTACTCAGATGCTTCTGGGTGGAAGCCTGAATAAAGAAGTTAAAATTGAAGAACCCATTCTAGTATACCGGATCAATCATTCATACTATGTTCTAGACGGTCACAAAAGAGTCTGTCTCTCCTTATTAAATAAGCACAAGATAATCCCCTCCGTTGTTTTCACGCTGGATGACTTAGAGATAGGTATTGTTAGACAGGCTCAAATAATAAGAGAGTCTTTCTCCGAAGAATCATGTAAGAAAATCTTCGGTTAA
- a CDS encoding winged helix-turn-helix domain-containing protein, whose translation MSSRRTYTHIILEYLNTYPASSIKDISNSTGLSPVIVRKILYKLKNDNYVEKSGNGYVLTERGSRLLEYIASKTIQHRESAEKAQQTPAQLEKLTEEHIKEGEESLPESTLESIADETRLRLDAIEKRLSKIEKEIEELRKALNYLTEPRKESKMLPSPVLSFNDAQAVLGSLFERMLYEGKIVRIGKLIVERSFYDQFKRKFPLKTSDIEKLSDTEKILLEEMRREALVILYAGRELRLVES comes from the coding sequence TTGAGCTCTAGAAGGACGTATACCCACATTATCCTGGAGTACTTAAACACCTACCCTGCTTCAAGTATTAAAGACATATCAAACTCTACAGGTCTCTCCCCGGTTATTGTTCGAAAAATACTATACAAGCTGAAAAACGATAACTATGTTGAAAAATCAGGCAATGGATATGTGTTGACAGAGCGAGGAAGCAGGCTGTTAGAGTACATCGCTTCCAAGACTATTCAGCACCGTGAAAGCGCTGAGAAAGCGCAGCAGACCCCGGCCCAACTAGAAAAATTGACAGAGGAGCATATTAAAGAGGGGGAAGAATCACTTCCTGAGAGCACTCTCGAATCAATCGCGGATGAGACACGATTAAGGCTTGATGCTATTGAGAAACGACTTTCAAAGATTGAGAAAGAAATTGAGGAGTTACGGAAAGCTTTAAATTATTTGACAGAGCCGAGGAAGGAGAGTAAAATGCTACCATCTCCTGTTTTATCGTTCAATGATGCTCAAGCAGTACTGGGAAGCTTATTTGAAAGAATGCTGTATGAAGGTAAGATAGTTAGGATAGGTAAACTCATTGTTGAAAGGTCGTTTTACGACCAGTTTAAAAGAAAGTTTCCTTTAAAAACCAGCGACATTGAGAAGCTAAGCGATACTGAGAAAATACTGCTGGAGGAGATGCGTAGGGAAGCATTAGTCATTCTCTATGCTGGCAGGGAGTTAAGACTTGTCGAGTCATAA
- a CDS encoding decarboxylase has product MSKPAEWSVEVSKQLYGLEHSIRGEYLTIDETGALVLKIGDESVRIIDLMKKYGFETAYIRFLPAIKSTMKKVFETFKTLSQIHGYTGKFQPVFPMKVNPIPLVIDAIWRYGEEFNWGFNSGSIGELRLLHRYLDKGSRLLIYDGVVSDNVLKLLMDFKKAGWHVIVDVESEHDLQVLSKYGEINVGIRVKPFYKPGGKWSHSAGLEGKFGLTINTLLKLIKEYKWLNERAILIHIHGGSQIYELKHIAAIFDEARILFNDLRSIGFENISIIDTGGGMAYPYHDSRKGTPESPNYTIVDYLNLLIRKFNDVHPHPTLVFEGGRYIVASHRIVVAKVVDVRPYSTEYKPFETGNGERLIGIPESLEGIKKILQYTRDIQSKIKGKTLTLAERERVEDIITHYREEIIVKLAEIIRSNPSSVENIINDPLLYKILTSPSRRFIVNLSLFADIPDSVLVNQYFQVTPIQKLNEKPDVLAVLGDLTCDSMGELREFISDVEIETSVDSWFNRMDFRISHLPKKYLKLGGIPLHLPGKDEDYYLAFLDTGAYQDPLAMKHNLIYGAPEIVIDINGSGKPVIKVLKHGRKSYL; this is encoded by the coding sequence ATGTCAAAGCCTGCGGAATGGAGCGTTGAAGTTTCAAAACAACTATATGGGTTAGAGCACTCAATTCGCGGGGAATACTTAACTATTGATGAAACAGGAGCATTGGTTCTGAAAATAGGGGATGAATCTGTAAGAATCATTGACTTAATGAAGAAGTACGGTTTTGAAACAGCTTACATCCGGTTCCTTCCGGCAATAAAAAGTACAATGAAAAAAGTTTTCGAAACTTTTAAAACGCTTTCCCAAATTCACGGATATACTGGAAAGTTTCAACCTGTATTTCCAATGAAAGTAAACCCGATTCCTCTTGTTATAGACGCTATTTGGAGGTATGGTGAAGAGTTTAACTGGGGGTTTAACTCAGGATCCATAGGAGAGTTGAGGCTACTACACAGGTATTTGGACAAGGGCTCGAGGCTTCTAATATATGATGGCGTGGTCTCCGACAACGTGTTAAAACTTTTAATGGACTTCAAAAAAGCAGGATGGCATGTTATAGTAGACGTGGAAAGCGAGCACGATTTACAAGTTTTATCGAAGTATGGTGAAATAAACGTAGGAATAAGGGTAAAACCATTTTACAAACCAGGTGGAAAATGGTCGCATTCCGCGGGGCTTGAGGGAAAATTCGGGTTAACTATCAACACCTTGTTAAAGCTGATCAAGGAGTACAAGTGGTTGAATGAAAGAGCGATATTAATCCATATCCACGGCGGTTCTCAGATATATGAGTTGAAACATATTGCAGCCATATTTGATGAAGCTAGGATTTTATTTAATGATTTGAGAAGTATTGGCTTTGAAAACATTTCAATCATAGACACTGGAGGAGGAATGGCTTATCCCTACCATGATAGTAGAAAGGGAACACCGGAGTCCCCAAACTACACAATAGTTGATTATCTTAATTTATTGATAAGAAAGTTCAACGATGTCCACCCACATCCAACACTTGTTTTCGAAGGAGGCAGATATATTGTCGCTTCGCACCGGATTGTTGTTGCCAAGGTAGTTGATGTAAGACCTTATTCCACGGAATACAAGCCTTTTGAAACCGGGAATGGGGAAAGATTAATAGGGATCCCAGAGTCGTTAGAGGGTATTAAAAAGATTCTTCAATACACCCGGGATATTCAGTCAAAGATTAAAGGTAAAACCCTGACTCTTGCAGAGCGGGAGAGGGTTGAAGACATTATCACACATTACAGGGAAGAAATCATTGTAAAACTTGCCGAGATAATAAGGTCTAATCCTAGCTCAGTAGAAAATATAATAAACGATCCATTACTCTACAAGATACTGACGTCTCCTTCTAGACGATTTATTGTCAACCTGTCATTATTTGCGGATATTCCCGATTCAGTACTTGTTAACCAGTACTTCCAGGTAACGCCGATTCAAAAACTCAATGAGAAGCCGGACGTGCTGGCCGTCCTAGGAGACCTGACCTGTGACAGCATGGGTGAGTTAAGAGAGTTCATCAGTGATGTTGAGATAGAAACCAGTGTTGACAGCTGGTTCAATAGAATGGATTTCAGGATTAGTCATCTCCCTAAGAAATATTTGAAGCTGGGAGGCATCCCCCTCCACCTCCCCGGTAAAGATGAAGATTACTATCTAGCATTTCTGGACACAGGTGCTTACCAGGATCCTCTAGCAATGAAGCATAATCTGATATATGGAGCGCCAGAAATCGTGATCGACATCAACGGGTCCGGTAAACCCGTTATCAAGGTTCTTAAACACGGCCGTAAAAGCTATCTTTAG
- the twy1 gene encoding 4-demethylwyosine synthase TYW1, with translation MSINFHEVKKKREEFWNSSLVYKAIHDRLVKQGYHLIGTIGAVKRCHWTKEAVVRKRFCYKCLWYGIESHRCIQMTPVAAWCWNRCLHCWRIQPEDVGMHWDDTRPPVIDDPEVLVEESIRVHREIMAGYKGNPSADQLMVEEALKPKHAAISLTGEPLLYPRLSELIEEYHKRGLTTFLVTHGTRPDVLKSLVKEPSQLYISIESWDKESYEYFNRPLVPRAWELFQETLELIPSFKSPTVFRFTIVKGYNDNEKALESFSRFVEKAQPTYIEVKAYMFLGGSRGRLEHSNMPSHDDIRNVGRILSEKTGYKLLSESIPSRIVLLSRIDKPIRHGKGCPDGVEHPEKYAPAFSKEYEELTD, from the coding sequence ATGAGCATTAACTTCCATGAAGTAAAGAAGAAGCGGGAGGAGTTTTGGAATAGTAGCCTGGTTTACAAGGCTATTCACGACAGGTTGGTAAAGCAGGGTTATCACTTAATAGGTACGATTGGAGCCGTTAAAAGATGCCACTGGACAAAGGAAGCAGTAGTTAGGAAGAGATTCTGCTACAAGTGCTTATGGTACGGCATTGAGAGCCACAGGTGCATTCAAATGACCCCTGTCGCTGCATGGTGCTGGAACAGGTGTCTACACTGCTGGAGGATTCAGCCAGAAGATGTTGGAATGCATTGGGATGATACTAGGCCGCCGGTTATAGATGACCCGGAAGTACTGGTTGAAGAAAGTATTAGGGTCCACCGCGAGATAATGGCGGGATATAAAGGGAATCCCTCCGCTGATCAATTAATGGTTGAGGAGGCTTTGAAACCTAAGCACGCGGCCATAAGTTTAACCGGTGAACCCCTGCTTTATCCACGCCTATCCGAATTGATCGAGGAATATCATAAAAGAGGCCTCACCACATTCCTTGTCACTCATGGTACAAGGCCCGATGTTTTAAAATCCCTGGTTAAGGAGCCATCTCAACTCTACATTAGCATAGAATCATGGGATAAAGAGTCATACGAATACTTTAACAGACCCCTGGTTCCAAGGGCTTGGGAGCTCTTCCAGGAAACTTTAGAGCTAATACCTTCGTTTAAATCGCCAACTGTTTTCAGATTCACAATAGTTAAAGGGTACAATGATAACGAGAAGGCTTTAGAAAGCTTCTCCAGGTTCGTGGAGAAAGCCCAGCCAACATACATCGAGGTTAAAGCATACATGTTCCTAGGGGGGAGCAGGGGACGGCTTGAGCATTCCAACATGCCCAGTCATGATGATATTAGAAATGTGGGAAGGATTCTGTCAGAGAAAACCGGCTACAAGTTATTGAGCGAAAGCATTCCGAGCAGGATCGTTCTCCTAAGCCGAATCGATAAGCCAATAAGGCATGGAAAAGGCTGCCCTGACGGTGTCGAGCATCCAGAGAAGTACGCTCCAGCCTTCTCGAAGGAGTATGAGGAGCTTACGGATTAA
- a CDS encoding flavodoxin family protein yields MKTSKPKILMINASPRSYGSSNQLLIVAAKGVVDGGGLPEFVHLYEKNIKPCIGCVSDGNKYCKFPCIISDDDFNNVASMLLEADGLIVSTPVYWYAPSGVLKNFIDRLTSMEHMIFHKGRSLLEGKVAGFIATGLDSGVMMAISYLAITLGIIQTWIKTGW; encoded by the coding sequence TTGAAAACATCCAAGCCGAAAATATTAATGATCAATGCGTCTCCGAGAAGCTACGGGTCTTCGAACCAGTTATTAATTGTTGCCGCTAAGGGTGTTGTAGACGGCGGCGGATTACCTGAGTTCGTTCATCTTTATGAGAAAAATATTAAGCCGTGTATTGGATGCGTCTCGGATGGAAACAAGTACTGTAAGTTTCCATGTATTATAAGCGATGACGATTTCAACAATGTAGCAAGCATGTTGCTGGAAGCAGATGGATTGATCGTGTCAACGCCTGTGTACTGGTACGCCCCTAGCGGGGTTTTGAAGAACTTTATTGACAGGTTAACAAGCATGGAGCATATGATCTTTCATAAAGGTAGAAGCCTGCTGGAAGGTAAAGTTGCAGGATTTATTGCTACAGGACTTGACAGTGGGGTTATGATGGCTATCTCGTATCTAGCAATCACCTTGGGTATAATCCAAACGTGGATAAAAACGGGCTGGTGA
- a CDS encoding metal-dependent transcriptional regulator — translation MSVSTREEEYIEVIYELQECGNLKIREIARRLGVRPSSVVEFLRKLEEKGLLEYEKGGRVQLTSKGLELAKSLEAKHQLLYKFLIALGVPKEIAIRDACKMEHYLHPETIVRIKEFLSKCNMGELK, via the coding sequence ATGAGCGTATCAACCCGAGAAGAAGAGTATATTGAGGTAATATACGAGCTCCAGGAATGCGGTAATTTAAAGATAAGGGAGATCGCGAGAAGGCTTGGCGTTAGACCAAGTAGCGTGGTGGAGTTTTTAAGAAAGCTGGAGGAGAAGGGTCTCCTAGAATATGAGAAGGGGGGAAGGGTCCAATTAACAAGCAAGGGCTTAGAACTCGCTAAATCTCTTGAAGCGAAACATCAATTGCTGTACAAGTTTCTTATCGCATTAGGAGTTCCAAAAGAGATTGCTATAAGAGATGCGTGTAAAATGGAGCACTACCTCCACCCTGAAACAATAGTTAGGATAAAGGAGTTTCTAAGCAAGTGCAACATGGGAGAGCTAAAATAG
- a CDS encoding thioredoxin family protein, with the protein MSGLFDQETESELKNIFAKWPRNLKDTLIIDEDRHEGPHSHENPLDHCHTCDDAVMLVNELARISEGKLRFNIMKKAEAKEYKPRYLPSFIYDTPSRNVRYYGLPSGQEFAPFIFVHEYIATNALKLPKEVIEEVEAIDAPLHIKVFVTPECPYCPLVVDFANQVGLINPNIIVETIEAMENPIEADYYGVQYVPFVAITRVEDYYRYGAKPVEVIPGYLPPEEAVKVISRAARKLKRS; encoded by the coding sequence ATGAGCGGGTTGTTCGACCAGGAAACAGAATCCGAACTTAAAAACATATTCGCTAAATGGCCCAGGAATCTAAAAGACACCTTGATAATTGATGAAGATAGGCATGAAGGGCCTCATTCACATGAAAACCCTCTTGACCACTGCCACACTTGTGACGATGCCGTGATGCTGGTTAACGAGTTGGCCAGGATAAGCGAGGGGAAGCTTAGATTCAACATTATGAAGAAAGCTGAGGCTAAGGAGTATAAACCCCGATATCTCCCATCATTCATATACGACACACCGTCAAGGAATGTGCGATACTATGGTCTCCCAAGCGGGCAGGAATTCGCCCCATTCATATTTGTACACGAATACATAGCAACTAACGCGCTGAAGCTGCCCAAGGAAGTGATCGAGGAGGTGGAAGCGATCGATGCACCGCTTCACATCAAAGTATTTGTAACGCCGGAGTGCCCTTACTGTCCACTCGTAGTGGACTTCGCTAACCAAGTCGGCTTAATAAACCCCAACATTATTGTTGAGACCATTGAGGCTATGGAAAACCCCATTGAAGCAGATTACTACGGGGTACAATACGTTCCCTTCGTAGCCATCACCAGGGTTGAAGACTATTACAGATACGGTGCAAAACCGGTTGAAGTGATACCAGGGTACCTACCCCCTGAAGAAGCTGTAAAGGTCATATCGAGAGCTGCCAGGAAATTGAAAAGAAGCTAG